The Humulus lupulus chromosome 7, drHumLupu1.1, whole genome shotgun sequence region TGGTGCATCGAATTAGGCAATGGAGTTCTTGGAATTTATCCTATATGGGCAGAGTAACACTAATAAACTCAGTTCTCATGTCTATACATTCCTATTGGGCCCAAATCATGATATTGCCGAAGAGAATACTGAAGGAAATTGATGCCATTTGTAGAGCATTCCTTTggagaggattgagtgacaatgcAGGGCCTGGACTTGTTGCttgacataacatatgcaattctaAAACAGGTGGAGGATTGGGTTTTAAGAGAGTTGTAGATTggaatattgcagctatagggaaATACATATGGGCAATTGCATCCAAAAAAGATAATCTATGGGTTAAATGGATTCACAACATCTACTTGAAGCAATTGGACTGGTGGGATTACAAAGCTCCCTTGGCtagcagctggtattggaggaaaatggtggctgttaaggatATGTTTAAAGCAAAAATCGATTTGGAATCCTTTGCAGCATTGAACTTCAGTATCAAAGTGAGTCATGATTTGTTGTTTGATTCTCCTCTCAAAGTGCATTGGGCAAAGTTTGTTTGGGAGAGATTTTTTGTACCAAAGCACAGATTTGTTCTTTGGTTAGCTATGCTTCAGAGATTACGCACCAGAATATTCTTCCACAATTATAATTCATCCATTGATCCATCTTGCCTTTTCTGTGGAGACTATAATAAAGATATTCAGCACTTATTTTTTCATTGTAAATATAGTAGACAATGTCTATTACAGGTGAAAAAGTGGCTGGGTTGGAAAGTCAAAACAGAGGACTATGAAAACTTGCTGCAATGGATTGGGAAGACTAGGAGATGGAGCAGGTTCCGGAAAAGCACCTTGATAGCTGTTATTGCATCATTGATTTATCACATTTGGAGAGTGAGGAATGACATACTATGGTCACAAAAGGTTTGGTCCATAGCTCATACAGTTCAAGCAATACATAGGGATATTAGATTGAGGATATATTCTCTAATTTCAAGCAAAACAAATTCCTTAGATAGAGATTGGCTTCATGCTATTTGTCAAAATAGTTAACTGGTATATACAAGATTACTGATGTATTAAAGATAGATAAAGTGAGGAGATATAATGGGGAATTGTAAAATGGGGATATATAGAATTATAACATACATGGTAGTTTGTACATGAGTGgttttgagcaatacaatgatcttattcacaaaaaaaaaaagagtaatagTAATGATCTCTTAACAACATGTCATATGCCAGTGATATTAGGACTACCCCAACAATATATATAGTATATTATAGTATGAGATTTGCTTATTGGAGTATAGTATCCTACATAGAACAAGTGTAAAAATATTGAGCCACTTGAGATCAAAATGACAAGCTAAGCCGCACGAAATCCGCATAGTAGAAAAATACACTACAAGGAAATGACATATTATTAGTTGTGCAATCTAATTTCTGTTTTcacatattttaataatttattaaatattatgagATATTGCTAACAAACTATAGAGTGTCACTTTATGTGTTGGACACATTAAAAGTTCACAAAAGGTATAGTTCAAAAGGTATTTTTGACAAATAAAAAAGTTCGGAGGCAAAAGTCTACGAGTGCTATAATTAGGGGAAAAAATCATTTTGTAAAGATATACATTTTGGTGTACTACGTATCATTACTCTATTGATATTCCCACACGTACGTTTGGAATTTCATTAATTTGAGTTGCAATAGTGTTTTTTTGTTTGCTTGCATGATATATTGAGCACTTTCACTTTCAGTGTGGTGTGACTGATCAAACACAACCATATTAATTTGCTAGAAAATGTTAAAACAAAATTCCCTAATAACCCGAGCTTCCATAATTAATTTTATTCCTGGTAATTAATTGTATAAAATTCATTTACTATACTAACTCCAACCTCTAACTTTTCTTAATAATTACTTAAACTCTTTATAGTAATTTTCATTCAAAACTAACTGTTTTAACTTCTGATAATTACATTTTTTATcacaaaatttataattttactTTGATcctaaataattcaatttttatcGCACTTTGATTCTTAATACTTGAATAAACTAATGTGTGTGAATTGACTAAtggaaaacataaaataaattaacatatACACCATAAATCATACATATCATAGTTTGTATAATTAAACACACAAGGAGAACGTgcaatttaccataatacccttactCAAACCTGATTACCATAATACCACAAATAGAAGTAGATATTACACCTTATCACTATATAGCCATTCTTCTCATAATAGTGTGATCTATATATAAAGGGTAGAATCATTACATGGAATAATGGAAATGTGGGAATGTGGGGtgtgcttatatatatatataaaaatgtgtGTGTGGAATTAATACACAAGGCATCTCTCGCTCCAATGAGAAGAAATTATTACTTATATTTATGCGCATGGCATATGCGCACATGGTGAGATTCAAAAGATACTCTAACCATTCACGCCTTATCACTATATAGCCATTCATCAATGGAGACTATTCACACACTCAAGTTTTGGCTCTGATCGATCGAGCTTCAAAACATGACCAAACTAATAATGCTTTTCTTCTTCCTTGTACAAACTCATCAAGTGTTctttcttccaactttttcttatGGTTTCCAAACACAAGATGAGATCACGAGAAGTACTACTTATATTATCGAAATGGACAAGTCCAACAAGCCAGCAGTTTTCGAGAATCATATCAACTGGTACGACTCGTCTTTGAAATCGGTATCTGACTCGGCCAACATGCTCTACGCCTACAACAACGTCATTCATGGCTTCGCCACGAGTCTGACCGAGAATGAAGTAAAGCTGCTTAAACAACAACCTGGTGTGGTCTCTGTTATACCCCAGATCAGATACGACCTCCACACCACTCGTACCCCTCAGTTCCTTGGGTTGAGCAATACGGCGCCGTTTTATTACAAGGGGTATGGTAAGAAGGTCATGAGTGATTTGGTCATTGGGGTTTTGGACACTGGAGTTTGGCCTGAAAGCCCCAGCTACAGTGACAAAGGCCTTGGTCCGATACCAAAACAATGGAGAGGAGAGTGCGAGGTCGGCCATAACTTCAACTCCTCGAGCTGTAATAAGAAACTGGTTGGTGCAAGGTTCTTCTACAAAGGCTACGAACAAGAGATGGGTCATCCAGTGGACGAGAAATCTGAATCGAAATCGCCTAGAGACGACGATGGCCATGGAACTCACACCTCGACCACTGCCGCAGGCTCAGCTGTTCCGGGTGCTGATTTCTTGGGTTACGCTTCGGGAACGGCGAGGGGAATGGCTTTAACTGCCAGACTCGCCACCTACAAGGTATGCTGGTTCGGTGGTTGTTTCGGCGCTGACATAATCGCCGCCGTAGATAAAGCCATCGAAGATGGCGTCCACATTCTATCCATGTCTTTAGGGGGTGGCTCGCCTGAATACTTTGAGGACAACATCGCCATCGCTGCTTTCGGTGCCACCGCGCGTGGAATCTTGGTATCGATCTCGGCCGGAAACAATGGTCCCGGTAGGGGAAGCTTGTCGAACGTTGCACCGTGGATGATCACAGTCGGTGCAGGAACCATAGACCGTGATTTCCCGGCTTATATCAGACTCGGAAATGGGACAACTATCAGAGGCGTTTCAGCTCTCTATAACGGAAAGcttaaaaattataaacaagTTCCGATTGTTTATCATAGTAATAAGAACAACTTAGATGATGTGTTTTGTTTGCCAGGGACATTGATACCGAAAGACGTTTCTGGGAAAATAGTGGTATGCATTAGAGGAGAAAATTCAAGGATAGAAAAAAGTCTAGTGGTGAAAGAAGCTGGTGGAGTGGGAATGATttacactagtgatgatgattcatATGGTGATGAGTTAGTGGCCGATCCACATTTTGTTCCTACTGTTGCTCTTAGTTTAGAAAAGGGTATCCTTGTAAGGGATTATATCGACTCCGTAGCTAATCCAATGACCACTATTATACAAAAAGGCACAGAGTTGAATGTTCAACCTTCACCCATTGTTGCAGCTTTCAGCTCCCGTGGCCCAAATTCACGCACACCAGAGATACTCAAACCAGATGTTTTAGCCCCAGGAGTGAATATCCTAGTTGCATGGACTGGCGCAGTTGGGCCAAGCGGATTGGACCAAGACAAGAGACGAGTCAACTTCGCCATCAAATCAGGTACGTCCATGGCTTGTCCTCACGTAAGTGGAGTAGCGGCCATAGTTAAATCTGTGCACCCGAAATGGAGCCCGGCTGCTATCAGATCAGCTCTGATGACCACAGCCTATTCCACTTACAAAAACGGTAAGACCATACAAGATGTTGTGACTCGAACTCCGGCTACGCCGTTTGATTACGGAGCTGGACACGTGAATCCGGAAGCTGCCCTTGATCCGGGGCTAGTGTACGACATTGCAGCCGAAGACTACGTAAGGTTTCTCTGTGCTTCGAACTACACGAAGAAGCAGATTAAAACTGTGACTAAGAGAGACTTTAACTGCGGTAAGAAGAAGAAGTACAGTGTTGGAGATCTTAACTACCCCTCTTTTGCCGTGCCTTTGAAATCAGCATCAGATGAAGATGGTGGGAATAGTAAATCGACTACGGTCACGTACACTAGAACTTTGACGAATGTTGGTGGAAGCCCAGCAACCTATTATGTCAAAGTGTCGAAAGTGGATGCAGTGAAGGTCTTGGTCAAACCAAGAAGGTTGACTTTCAGAAAGTCATATGAGAAGTTGAGTTATAGGGTTACTTTTTCTACTAGGCCTATGCCATGGCTTACTAATCGATTTGCTCGGCTTGAGTGGTCTGATGACAATTCTATACGCTTTTTAAGCTTTATTGGTAGGACTTTcggtgtttctcgacccgtgaatagttttcggtgcgacttttttttatgaccgtgtatattgtagctatttagagcttcctgcaaattttcagaaaattctgaatagtttacagtaccaaaaactaggttcaaacagtTGTTTTCCATATGGTAGAAAAAAAATTAGTCGCACGTGCAACAaaatgtttgaacctagtttttgatattgtaaactattcggaattttctgaataTTTGCagaatgttctaaatagctacaatatatatggtcataaaaaaaattgctccAGAAATTATTCACGAGTTGtaaacactgaaagccctaccgATAAGACTTAAACTGTAAAGTGAAGCACTCCCTATATGTCATGAGATATACTCGTCGTATGAGTTTTAGTCctatgatatttttgttgttaatACTTCttaattattaaatgagttttagAAGTGATATCACCCTAATTAAGAGAGTAGAAATTAAACACAATTACTTATATAATATTGGGAAGATAGGTTTGATCATGACCTTAAAATTAATGAGGTCAGATAGATACAATACAactcattatttttcttctttgaagCTCTGGTCACAATACAAGATAGTGACAACATAACTACACAATAAAAATGAAGCCCATAAGAAATGAGAGAGAACTATATATACACtacaaaaataagaaaaaatgaTTTAACTTTCGATCTTTCCTATTTACAAGTAGATAAAGAAATTTTTTGGTTTTGAAAGGAATATTCTAAAAATTTAATGGAATATATTTTTAGAACTAACTAAaagtaaatatttattaattatatcaattatgttaatataaatttaaatcttataaaatatcattattatattaatatttaatataagatcacatatataataattatattaatataaatttaaagttaaattcaaatattataaaatatcattattataataatatataatacaagataattatattaatataaattcgaatcttataaaatatcattattatattaatatttaatataagactacatgtataataattatattaatataaatttaaatttaaatttaaattcaaatttataaaatatcattattataataatatataatacaaactagatatttaataattatattaatataaatttaaatgttaataaatattattatgataataatatataatcccaatttttcttaattatattaatataaattcaaatattataaaataataatattattataataatatttaatacaaaattagatatttaatacttatatcaatataaatttaaacattataaaatatcattataataatatataatacataatcttaatttttattaaaaaatgatcaattatgtttaaaaatgttatcatattatatatatttttaaaaaatcataaacaatgttttggtttaattttttatttaatatgtttatgtcatcaACAAAATGCTCAATCCATATCCGGAAACAATTGTAATGGCCGGAGATGGATTGgtaaaaaattagaaagaaaaaaagttcCTCGCTAGAGGGATTAGCTATCTTAAAGCACTTGTCATCTCTTACCAAagattcttttatatataatattgtttatttacttgaaatttatatgacaatgataccaatttaataaatataattaataaattttataaaatttataaataaaactaagtaaacgaaCAT contains the following coding sequences:
- the LOC133790365 gene encoding subtilisin-like protease SBT1.7, which codes for MTKLIMLFFFLVQTHQVFFLPTFSYGFQTQDEITRSTTYIIEMDKSNKPAVFENHINWYDSSLKSVSDSANMLYAYNNVIHGFATSLTENEVKLLKQQPGVVSVIPQIRYDLHTTRTPQFLGLSNTAPFYYKGYGKKVMSDLVIGVLDTGVWPESPSYSDKGLGPIPKQWRGECEVGHNFNSSSCNKKLVGARFFYKGYEQEMGHPVDEKSESKSPRDDDGHGTHTSTTAAGSAVPGADFLGYASGTARGMALTARLATYKVCWFGGCFGADIIAAVDKAIEDGVHILSMSLGGGSPEYFEDNIAIAAFGATARGILVSISAGNNGPGRGSLSNVAPWMITVGAGTIDRDFPAYIRLGNGTTIRGVSALYNGKLKNYKQVPIVYHSNKNNLDDVFCLPGTLIPKDVSGKIVVCIRGENSRIEKSLVVKEAGGVGMIYTSDDDSYGDELVADPHFVPTVALSLEKGILVRDYIDSVANPMTTIIQKGTELNVQPSPIVAAFSSRGPNSRTPEILKPDVLAPGVNILVAWTGAVGPSGLDQDKRRVNFAIKSGTSMACPHVSGVAAIVKSVHPKWSPAAIRSALMTTAYSTYKNGKTIQDVVTRTPATPFDYGAGHVNPEAALDPGLVYDIAAEDYVRFLCASNYTKKQIKTVTKRDFNCGKKKKYSVGDLNYPSFAVPLKSASDEDGGNSKSTTVTYTRTLTNVGGSPATYYVKVSKVDAVKVLVKPRRLTFRKSYEKLSYRVTFSTRPMPWLTNRFARLEWSDDNSIRFLSFIGRTFGVSRPVNSFRCDFFL